The DNA window ATTACCATTAATTATGCCAAGCGTCAGCAAGGCCGTAAGGTCTTTCAGGCGCAAAGCAGTCATTTGCCTTTAAAGGTTAATATGGCTGGTGTGATTCCGCCGATCTTTGCATCAAGTATTTTGCTGTTCCCAGCATCACTTGGTAATTGGTTTGGGCAGAAAGAAGGTTTCGAGTGGTTGCAAGATGTAGCTTTATTGCTAGGTCCTAACCAGCCCTTGTATCTCGTAATGTTTGCACTAGCAGTGGTTTTCTTCTGCTATTTCTACACTGCGATTACCTTTAATCCAAAGGATGTTGCAGAAAACTTAAAGCGTAGCGGTGCGTTTATTCCTGGGATTCGTCCTGGTGAGCAAACTTCTCGATACATTGATGGTGTTTCTGCACGTTTAACATTTTTTGGGGCTTTGTATATCACCGCTGTTTCACTCTTACCGCAAGGTTTAGTGATGGCCGCTAACGTACCGTTCTATCTAGGTGGAACTTCGTTATTGATCGTAGTGGTGGTCGTCATGGATTTCATGGCGCAAGTACAGAGTCATCTCATGTCGCATCAGTATTCATCATTGATGAAAAAGGCGAATTTGAAATAACCGAGCATCTCTTTGAGAGCCGGAAACTGGATGGAGTTAAGCATGAAAGTACGTGCATCCGTAAAGAAGATCTGCCGAAACTGCAAGGTTATCCGTCGCAATGGATCAGTTCGCGTAATTTGCGCAACAGACCCAAAGCATAAGCAGCGTCAAGGGTAATTCAGTTTATTTGGATAGTGCTTGATTTTAGTTTAATCTAGCGCTATTCTTTCGCGCCCTCAGATTACTGGGGGTTTTTGTTGGGGCGCATTAACGCTGCCCCAGTTTTATTACTAACGGAGAAGTTGAATGGCCCGTATAGCAGGCGTCAATATACCTGACAATAAGCATGCGGTGATTTCCCTGACTTATATCTTTGGTATAGGCCGCACCCGTGCTAATGACATCTGTAAGTCTGTTGGTGTTGAACCAACGACCAAAGTGTCAAGTCTCGATGAAGCTAAGCTTGACGAGATTCGCGCTGCAGTCGGAGAATTCACTGTTGAAGGTGATTTGCGCCGTGACATTCAGATGAATATCAAGCGCTTAATGGATTTGGGTTGTAACCGTGGAATTCGACATCGTCGTAATCTGCCCGTACGCGGACAGAACACGAAGAATAACGCGCGCACCCGTAAAGGTCCTCTGAAGCCTATCAAACGATAAGTTTGATTTGAATTAATTTACATAGGAAATCGAAGATGGCAAAGCCAGGTACGAAGGCACGAAAGAAGGTGAAAAAGCAAGTAGCGGATGGCATTGCGCACATCCATGCTTCTTTTAATAACACCATCGTGACTATCACGGACCGCCAAGGCAATACCCTGAGTTGGGCAACTGCTGGTGGCTCCGGTTTCCGTGGATCACGTAAGAGCACTCCTTACGCTGCACAGATCGCCGCTGAGCGAGCTGGAGTAGCAGCACAGGAATATGGTCTTAAGAATTTAGACGTGGAAGTTAAAGGTCCAGGTCCAGGTCGTGAGTCTGCGGTACGAGCATTAAACGCGGTGGGTTATCGCGTCAGTAATATTACTGATGTAACACCGATTCCACATAACGGTTGTCGCCCGCCTAAAAAGCGTCGCGTTTAATTAAGGAGACAGAAATCAATGGCACGTTATATTGGTCCTAAGTGTAAGCTGTCTCGTCGTGAAGGCACAGACCTCTTTCTAAAGAGCGGCGTTCGAGCACTTGATTCAAAGTGTAAACTCGAAGCGGTTCCTGGAGTTCATGGTGCACGTCGTGGTCGTTTATCTGATTACGGTGTACAGCTTCGCGAGAAGCAGAAAGTTCGTCGTATTTACGGTGTGTTAGAAAAGCAGTTCCGTAACTACTACGCAGAAGCCGCTCGCCTTAAAGGCGCAACAGGTGAAAACTTGTTAAAGCTTTTAGAGCAGCGTTTAGATAATGTTGTTTATCGAATGGGCTTTGGTGTAACTCGTGCGGAATCGCGCCAGTTAGTATCACATAAGGCAATTTTGGTGAATGGCCAGACGGTTAACATTCCGTCATACCAAGTTAAACCAGGCGACGTAATCTCAGTTCGTGAAAAGTCTACTACCCAATTGCGCATCAAGAATGCCTTGGAAGTAAATGCATCACGTACTGCAGTTGTTTGGTTAGAAGTTGATAGCAAGAAAATGGAAGGTAAGTTCAACTCTATTCCAGAGCGTGCGGAACTTTCACAAGATATCAACGAAAACTTGATTGTAGAATTGTACTCTAAGTAATCTCACTGCAAATAGGGGCATCTATGCAGCGTTCAGCCAACGAGTTTTTGACACCACGTCACATCGATGTGCAGGAAATCAACGCAAATCGCGCTAAAATTACGCTTGAACCATTAGAGCGTGGTTTCGGCCATACCTTAGGTAATGCGTTGCGTCGTATTCTGTTGTCGTCTATGCCAGGCGCGGCTATCACCGAAGTAGAAATCGACGGTGTATTACATGAATACAGCACAATCGAAGGTGTTCAGGAAGATGTGCAAGAAATCTTGCTCAACCTGAAAGATGTGGCTGTTAAATTACATGAAAGAGATGAGTGCACACTTACTTTGAAAAAAGCAGGTGCAGGCACTTTGACCGCTGGAGATATTCAGCTTGATCATGGTGTTGAAGTCGCTAACCCTGACCATGTGATCGCTCACTTGGGCAGCAGCGCAGACGTCAGCATGACTCTGAAAGTTACTGTTGGTCGCGGTTACGTACCAGCAGAAGCCCGCAGCAGCGAAGAAGACGAGAGTAAACCGATTGGTCGCTTGCAATTGGATGCGACATACAGCCCAGTCGTTCGTGTAGCTTACGCCGTAGAAAGTGCGCGTGTTGAGCAACGTACAGACCTTGACAAGCTGGTTATTGAATTAGAATCAAACGGCACATTAGATCCTGAAGAAGCGATTCGTCGTTCTGCAACGATCTTACAGCAACAAGTTGCTGCGTTTGTCGATTTAGATCACCAAGCAGAAGCGGTACAAGAGAAAGAAGAAGATAAGATCGATCCTATCTTGTTGCGCCCTGTTGATGATCTAGAGCTAACGGTTCGTAGTGCTAACTGCCTAAAAGCAGAGAACATCTACTACATTGGCGATCTGATTCAACGTACAGAAGTTGAACTGTTAAAAACACCGAACTTGGGTAAGAAATCTTTAACTGAAATTAAAGACGTTCTTGCATCCAAAGGTCTGTCTCTAGGCATGGTTCTAGAAGCATGGCCACCTGCAAGTTTAAAGAATGATGACAAGGTTCTCGCGTAAGCGGGGCCTGTCTTCTGGCTGGTAAGGAATTTAGAAATGCGTCATCGTAAAAGTGGTCGTCACTTTAACCGCACCAGTGCTCACCGAAAAGCTATGTTGCAAAATTTAGCGAACAGCTTGTTTGAGCATGAAGTGATTAAAACGACCTTGCCTAAGGCGAAAGAATTGCGTCGTGTTGCAGAGCCTCTAATTACATTAGCAAAGAATGATTCAGTTGCTAATCGTCGTTTGGCTTTCGACCGTACACAATCGAAAGAAATGGTAGGTAAATTGTTCACCGATTTAGGTCCTCGTTATAAAGAGCGTCCTGGTGGTTACTTGCGTGTACTTAAGTGCGGTTTCCGCGCTGGTGATAGTGCACCAATGGCAATCGTTGAACTTGTTGACCGTCCTGAAGTTGAAGCTGAATCAAGCGAAGACTAAGGTCAGAGTTAACGAAAAAGCCCAGCTAAGCTGGGCTTTTTTATGTCTGCAGATTGCGTAATATTTGTACCGTTTTATCGGCTCTCCATTGCATTTCGAAGCCTCCTACCAGAACAAAACACAAGCCTTTCTTGTAGGAGCTTTAGAAGCAAAGCGAAGAAGCAATAGTTAAGCACGGCCTTATCGGCTCTCCATTGCATTCCGAATCCTCCTACCAGCACAAAACACAAGTCTTTCCTGTAGGAGCTATCGAAGCAAAGCGAAGACGCGATGGTTAAACACCGCCTCTTAGGCTCTTCATTGCACTCTGAAGCCTCCTGCCAGCACAAAACACAAACCTTTCCTGTAGGAGCTATCGAAGCAAAGTAAAGTATCGATAGTTCGATACTGAAGCAATTCCTATAAAAAGGTTGCGAACCTCCATACAAAATTTATTCTTTCTGGCTTGCAGCTTGCAGCTTGCAGCTTGCAGCTAGACTACTACCTCAATCCAAAGCCCTAGGCATAACCCGAAGCCAAAAAAAAGGACGCCGAAGCATCCTTTTTAATCCACTTTCAAAACCCTTAAGAGAATATCCCTTTAAGCATGAAGAAGAATATTATTGATAAGAATGCGCCGGCAGGTAGGGTGATCACCCAGCTCGATACAATGTTACCAAGTACGCGTAAGTTCAATGCAGAAATACCGCGTGCTAAACCTACACCTAGTACAGCACCTACAAGCGTGTGTGTTGTAGAAACAGGTAAGCCTGTACCAGAAGCGAGAACAACCGTTGTAGCGGCGGCTAGTTCAGCGGCAAAGCCACGGCTTGGGGTAAGTTCGGTGATCTTTTTACCGATAGTACCCATTACTTTATAACCATAGGTTGCTAAGCCAAATACAATACCTAAGGCGCCTAATAGCAGTATCCAGCTAGGTAGTGCGCTTTTTGCTAGAATTTCACCATTGTTTTGAATGATGCCAACAACTGCAGCTAGGGGTCCGATGGCATTTGCTACATCGTTAGAGCCGTGGGCAAACGCCATAGCGCAGGCCGTGAAAACCATAAGAATAGCGAAGACCTTTTCAACAGACGCAAAGCGAAAGTGTTTATCGGCTTCTTCATCAATCTTAACGCGAGAAAGTAATACGTAACCTAAGGCCATAACGGCAAAGCCTGCTAATGTAGCTAGGCCGGCTGATTGTAAAAAGGTGTAGTCTAGGCCAACGTGCTTTAAGCCCTTAACCATGGTCACCATTGCAATCATGAAGCCAACGAAGAACATGTAGAACGGTACATATTTTTTGGCATTTGCGAACGGGTCATCGGTGTTTAAGATGAGTTTAGATACACTTCTAAATATTAAAAAAGCCATCGTGCCGCTTAGTAAAGGTGAAACAACCCAACTCGCAACAATGGCCGAAACCTTACCCCAGTTTACGGTTTCAACGCCAATGCCTACGGCAGCAAAGCCCACAATCGCACCCACAATAGAGTGGGTAGTCGAAACAGGCCAGCCTTTAGAAGAGGCAATAGCAAGCCAAATACCCGCAGCAAGTAAGGCCGACATCATCCCGTACACCAGGAGTTCTGGGCTGTCCGCAAACTCACTTGGCGTGATAATGCCTTTTCGAATGGTGCTGGTTACTTCACCGCCGGCAAGGTATGCACCGGCAAATTCGAAAATCATCGCAATGATTATGGCTTGCTTTACAGTTAATGCTTTTGAGCCTACCGATGTACCCATGGCGTTCGCAACGTCGTTTGCACCAACGCCCCAGGCCATTAAAAAGCCAAAAAAGCAGGCTAATAGAATCAGTATCTGTCCATATTCACTAATGACAAACATAAAATATCCTCAATTAATCAGTACGTGCCGTCGCTAACGGGCGATTAAAATTTGTAGGCGAGATCCGACACGCTGAGCAACGTCCGCAAGATCACCAATTTGGTCAATGACGTTATAAAGGAACATCATCTCTAAAGGGGGGTATTTTGTTTCAATATCACGAAGGGAGCGGCGCATTTGAATTTCAAAAACGTCCGTTTTGTGTTCTTGGTCGTCAAGTTTGCTGAGTAAGGTTGCTACAAAGCTTACTTCTTTACTGCCAAAACCAGTTTCATAAAGTTCATCGAGTTCGGCAAGTGCATCTTTAGCGCGTCGGCTAGTTCCGATTGCCGCTAAAAGATATTCTTTCATTAAAGGCTGAACTTCATCGGGTATCATCATTTCACGGCCCAACATAATGCCAGAAATATCTTTAGCTTTATTGGCAATGCGGTCTTGCATGCTCAATAATTCTAATAAGTCAGAACGAGGCACAGGCATAAATAAGCTATTCGGTAAATGTGCGCGAATGTCTTTTTTGAGAGCATCGGCTTCACCTTCTAATTGGGTGATCGATGAGCGGTACTTCTCAGCTTCTTTATAGTCGCCTTTCATCGCGGCTTCAAAGAATGGAACAAGCTCTTCAGTACAAGCATGAGCTTTACTGATGTGCTCTTGCATGGGCTTTACGGGCGACCGTCCAAATAAAACGGACAGTGGGCTGGTATTGTTCATGTTGATTCCTCAATCAAACGGCACAAATGCGGGTCGCATTATAGAGCCTTTGTTTCGTAATAAAACTCTTCGGTGAATAAAAAACACCGTTAATTTCCTTTAATTTCGCAAAAAAACCAGCCAACTTACTAAATTGATCACTAAGAATACTGCTTTTGCACTTTTATGGTGCGTTTAGCGTTCGTTGCCTGCAAAAACCACAATAACACGGTCATTTTGTGTTGATCGACTAAATGCATAGGGCGATTCGCTGATCATATGATGTGCGCCCGTGCCGACTGCTGCGTGTTTTTTGCGGAACTGACCAATTAATTGCCAATGTTTAAGCAAGGTTTTATGTTCTTCAGACAGTTTAGACCAATTCATATCCGAGCGCGTACCTTGATGAAAATCATCGGCATAAGGACCAGCAGCTTCTAGAGCTTGCTGTATGTGTTGCTCAGTAATAAATTCAGATTGATCATGCCCACTGATAAAATCGGCCTCGGCAAACACTTTAAATAGTCGAACGATGCGAGCTGATATTCGCTGCTGATGTTCGGATTCTCGCAAACTGTATTCTATTAAGCGTTCTAATGCGTTGCGAGTCAGCGGCTTAAAGTTTTTTTCTTCGCCGTAATCTTTTATGCGTAAAATTAAGTTATCAACCGTGTTGCGAGTACGTGGTATAAAGCTGTCGAAATCTACCGGTACACGAAACAGCTCCATAAACTCTGGGTCCCACTCTTGCAATTGATAATAAATTTCGCGCGAGCCCAGTAAAATTACTTTAACGTCTAGATCGATCGATTGAGGGCTGAGCGTTATTGAATGCATGAGCGTTGCATCGGAAAAAGGCATTTCCATTTTTAGCTCTTTTGATTTCAATGCCAGTTTCAAGGCATCGTATGCAAAAGGCTCTTGCAATAATTTTTCGGCATCCAATATTAAATAGCCGCCATTGGCTTTTAATAAACTACCGGCACGAATCAGTTGAAAGTTTGTATTGGGAATTCCTTGCTGGGTTGTATATTCAATGCGGCCAAACAGGTTTTGATAGGTTGGCAGCATTTCATAGACAACCGGTGCGCCTTCGTTGGCTTCATGCTGCACCATCAAGTTGGGCTTTAACCATCGCTCTATTGTGGCACGACGCTCCTGATCAGAAGTTGCATCGGTAATAGATTCTTCAATAAACAAATCAACAATCAATTTCGGTAAATGATTTTTAATTTCGCGAATAAATCGAAGTACGCTTAACAGGCTTTTATTTTTTACTTCGAGTTCTTTCAACAAGGGTTTAATCGCTTGTTGAACCGTTGTAATGTTAAGCTGTCGGAAATCTTCTGAGCTTTTTCGCCGCCATGTGGGCAGTTCTAAAACTTGTTCATTTAAAAAGCCTTCGATCGCATTAATACGGTCTTGAAATGAGGTTCGTTGCTCTTCGGGCAGTTGTGCAAACTCTGTATCGTCGAGTGCTTTGCCATTCACTACGGGCAATAACATCACGGAGCCACCATCGGCGATAACGGCCACTTCTTTTTCATTGGCGAATCGCTCGACTACTTTCAAGGCGGCGTCGTAGCGTTTATTAAATTCTTTATCTATGCCGGTGCGCTTGCGTTGATAGGTTGGGTTTTCAAACGCGGCAGGAAAAGTATCCATCAAATCGCTTATGAATTGATCGATTGATTCTT is part of the Reinekea marina genome and encodes:
- the secY gene encoding preprotein translocase subunit SecY: LASQGIAFESSASFYFIAVVTFTTGTMFMMWLGEQITERGIGNGISLLIFAGIVAGLPGAIGQSFESARLGNLSIIALLLIGLFAIAVVAFIVFIERGQRRITINYAKRQQGRKVFQAQSSHLPLKVNMAGVIPPIFASSILLFPASLGNWFGQKEGFEWLQDVALLLGPNQPLYLVMFALAVVFFCYFYTAITFNPKDVAENLKRSGAFIPGIRPGEQTSRYIDGVSARLTFFGALYITAVSLLPQGLVMAANVPFYLGGTSLLIVVVVVMDFMAQVQSHLMSHQYSSLMKKANLK
- the rpmJ gene encoding 50S ribosomal protein L36 — its product is MKVRASVKKICRNCKVIRRNGSVRVICATDPKHKQRQG
- the rpsM gene encoding 30S ribosomal protein S13, producing MARIAGVNIPDNKHAVISLTYIFGIGRTRANDICKSVGVEPTTKVSSLDEAKLDEIRAAVGEFTVEGDLRRDIQMNIKRLMDLGCNRGIRHRRNLPVRGQNTKNNARTRKGPLKPIKR
- the rpsK gene encoding 30S ribosomal protein S11 codes for the protein MAKPGTKARKKVKKQVADGIAHIHASFNNTIVTITDRQGNTLSWATAGGSGFRGSRKSTPYAAQIAAERAGVAAQEYGLKNLDVEVKGPGPGRESAVRALNAVGYRVSNITDVTPIPHNGCRPPKKRRV
- the rpsD gene encoding 30S ribosomal protein S4, producing MARYIGPKCKLSRREGTDLFLKSGVRALDSKCKLEAVPGVHGARRGRLSDYGVQLREKQKVRRIYGVLEKQFRNYYAEAARLKGATGENLLKLLEQRLDNVVYRMGFGVTRAESRQLVSHKAILVNGQTVNIPSYQVKPGDVISVREKSTTQLRIKNALEVNASRTAVVWLEVDSKKMEGKFNSIPERAELSQDINENLIVELYSK
- a CDS encoding DNA-directed RNA polymerase subunit alpha, with translation MQRSANEFLTPRHIDVQEINANRAKITLEPLERGFGHTLGNALRRILLSSMPGAAITEVEIDGVLHEYSTIEGVQEDVQEILLNLKDVAVKLHERDECTLTLKKAGAGTLTAGDIQLDHGVEVANPDHVIAHLGSSADVSMTLKVTVGRGYVPAEARSSEEDESKPIGRLQLDATYSPVVRVAYAVESARVEQRTDLDKLVIELESNGTLDPEEAIRRSATILQQQVAAFVDLDHQAEAVQEKEEDKIDPILLRPVDDLELTVRSANCLKAENIYYIGDLIQRTEVELLKTPNLGKKSLTEIKDVLASKGLSLGMVLEAWPPASLKNDDKVLA
- the rplQ gene encoding 50S ribosomal protein L17, which encodes MRHRKSGRHFNRTSAHRKAMLQNLANSLFEHEVIKTTLPKAKELRRVAEPLITLAKNDSVANRRLAFDRTQSKEMVGKLFTDLGPRYKERPGGYLRVLKCGFRAGDSAPMAIVELVDRPEVEAESSED
- a CDS encoding inorganic phosphate transporter: MFVISEYGQILILLACFFGFLMAWGVGANDVANAMGTSVGSKALTVKQAIIIAMIFEFAGAYLAGGEVTSTIRKGIITPSEFADSPELLVYGMMSALLAAGIWLAIASSKGWPVSTTHSIVGAIVGFAAVGIGVETVNWGKVSAIVASWVVSPLLSGTMAFLIFRSVSKLILNTDDPFANAKKYVPFYMFFVGFMIAMVTMVKGLKHVGLDYTFLQSAGLATLAGFAVMALGYVLLSRVKIDEEADKHFRFASVEKVFAILMVFTACAMAFAHGSNDVANAIGPLAAVVGIIQNNGEILAKSALPSWILLLGALGIVFGLATYGYKVMGTIGKKITELTPSRGFAAELAAATTVVLASGTGLPVSTTHTLVGAVLGVGLARGISALNLRVLGNIVSSWVITLPAGAFLSIIFFFMLKGIFS
- a CDS encoding TIGR00153 family protein — translated: MNNTSPLSVLFGRSPVKPMQEHISKAHACTEELVPFFEAAMKGDYKEAEKYRSSITQLEGEADALKKDIRAHLPNSLFMPVPRSDLLELLSMQDRIANKAKDISGIMLGREMMIPDEVQPLMKEYLLAAIGTSRRAKDALAELDELYETGFGSKEVSFVATLLSKLDDQEHKTDVFEIQMRRSLRDIETKYPPLEMMFLYNVIDQIGDLADVAQRVGSRLQILIAR
- a CDS encoding AAA family ATPase, whose product is MTEKVLPLAPEALRARVDLSYLNIQTTADVQGESSFLGQPRAKKSLEFGIAMRGGGYNLYVMGDSGTGRNSLVSKYVKELADSQPAPSEWAYINNFEVTREPYALEMPAGQGNKLKESIDQFISDLMDTFPAAFENPTYQRKRTGIDKEFNKRYDAALKVVERFANEKEVAVIADGGSVMLLPVVNGKALDDTEFAQLPEEQRTSFQDRINAIEGFLNEQVLELPTWRRKSSEDFRQLNITTVQQAIKPLLKELEVKNKSLLSVLRFIREIKNHLPKLIVDLFIEESITDATSDQERRATIERWLKPNLMVQHEANEGAPVVYEMLPTYQNLFGRIEYTTQQGIPNTNFQLIRAGSLLKANGGYLILDAEKLLQEPFAYDALKLALKSKELKMEMPFSDATLMHSITLSPQSIDLDVKVILLGSREIYYQLQEWDPEFMELFRVPVDFDSFIPRTRNTVDNLILRIKDYGEEKNFKPLTRNALERLIEYSLRESEHQQRISARIVRLFKVFAEADFISGHDQSEFITEQHIQQALEAAGPYADDFHQGTRSDMNWSKLSEEHKTLLKHWQLIGQFRKKHAAVGTGAHHMISESPYAFSRSTQNDRVIVVFAGNER